The Dermochelys coriacea isolate rDerCor1 chromosome 12, rDerCor1.pri.v4, whole genome shotgun sequence genome has a window encoding:
- the IRX3 gene encoding iroquois-class homeodomain protein IRX-3 isoform X1 — protein sequence MSFPQLGYQYIRPIYPSERQGSGSARSGTELTPSGTLSNVLSSMYGAPYAAAAAQGYGAFLPYTAELPIFPQLGAQYELKDSPGVQHPAFPHHHPAFYPYGQYQFGDPSRPKNATRESTSTLKAWLNEHRKNPYPTKGEKIMLAIITKMTLTQVSTWFANARRRLKKENKMTWAPRSRTDEEGNSYGSDHEGEEDKREDEEEIDLENIDTEHMESHKDELEEDPDLLHSDSKTDSEGSEGFEDLPGSEERFLKAMEGERPHPPAGGLPEPLKLPRQPHRLSPPAPASPPTEGSLASAGQKPKIWSLAETATSPDNPRKSPGGGSGCSPPAAAPQSLPLAPPPPHRLVSSCPLGKFPNWPSRAFSAHHHHPHPLTLLNTPHLLGLGATPGAAAIAAFSRPADQTQSTESAGTDRSSALEVEKKLIKTAFQPVQRRPQNQLDAAMVLSALSSS from the exons ATGTCTTTCCCCCAGCTGGGCTACCAGTATATCAGGCCGATTTACCCCTCTGAGCGCCAGGGGAGCGGCAGCGCTCGAAGCGGGACAGAGCTCACCCCGTCCGGGACGCTCTCTAATGTGTTATCCTCCATGTACGGAGCGCCTTACGCCGCGGCAGCTGCTCAAGGATATGGTGCTTTCCTGCCTTACACCGCCGAGCTCCCCATCTTCCCGCAGCTG GGTGCCCAGTACGAGCTGAAGGACAGCCCCGGCGTCCAGCACCCGGCCTTCCCTCACCACCACCCCGCTTTCTACCCCTATGGGCAGTACCAGTTCGGGGACCCGTCCCGGCCCAAGAACGCCACCCGGGAGAGCACCAGCACCCTCAAGGCCTGGCTGAACGAGCACCGCAAGAACCCCTACCCCACCAAGGGCGAGAAGATCATGCTGGCCATCATCACCAAAATGACCCTCACCCAGGTCTCCACCTGGTTCGCCAACGCCCGGAGGAGGCTCAAAAAGGAGAATAAAATGACCTGGGCGCCCCGCAGCCGGACGGACGAGGAAGGCAACTCCTACGGGAGCGACCACGAGGGGGAAGAGGACAAGCGGGAGGACGAGGAGGAGATCGACCTGGAGAACATCGACACGGAGCACATGGAGAGCCACAAGGACGAGCTGGAGGAGGACCCGGACCTGCTGCACTCCGACTCCAAGACGGACTCCGAAGGCTCCGAGGGCTTCGAGGACTTGCCCGGCTCCGAGGAGCGCTTCCTCAAGGCCATGGAGGGGGAGCGCCCCCACCCGCCGGCCGGGGGGCTGCCGGAGCCCCTCAAGCTGCCCCGCCAGCCGCACCGCCTCTCCCCGCCCGCCCCGGCCTCGCCCCCGACGGAGGGCAGCTTAGCCAGCGCGGGGCAGAAGCCCAAGATCTGGTCCCTGGCTGAGACGGCCACCAGCCCGGACAACCCCCGCAAGTCCCCCGGGGGCggcagcggctgctcccccccagcggcggccccccagagcctgccgcTGGCTCCCCCTCCGCCCCACAGACTCGTCTCCTCCTGTCCGCTGGGCAAGTTTCCCAACTGGCCCAGCCGGGCTTTCTcggcccaccaccaccacccgcacCCGCTCACCTTACTGAACACTCCCCATCTGCTGGGACTTGGGGCCACCCCCGGCGCTGCAGCCATCGCTGCCTTCTCCAGACCCGCCGACCAGACTCAGAGCACGGAGTCCGCTGGAACAG aTCGATCTAGTGCCTTGGAAGTAGAGAAAAAGTTAATAAAGACAGCTTTCCAGCCAGTTCAGAGGCG gcccCAGAACCAACTTGATGCAGCTATGGTTCTATCGGCGTTGTCATCCTCAtag
- the IRX3 gene encoding iroquois-class homeodomain protein IRX-3 isoform X2, translating to MSFPQLGYQYIRPIYPSERQGSGSARSGTELTPSGTLSNVLSSMYGAPYAAAAAQGYGAFLPYTAELPIFPQLGAQYELKDSPGVQHPAFPHHHPAFYPYGQYQFGDPSRPKNATRESTSTLKAWLNEHRKNPYPTKGEKIMLAIITKMTLTQVSTWFANARRRLKKENKMTWAPRSRTDEEGNSYGSDHEGEEDKREDEEEIDLENIDTEHMESHKDELEEDPDLLHSDSKTDSEGSEGFEDLPGSEERFLKAMEGERPHPPAGGLPEPLKLPRQPHRLSPPAPASPPTEGSLASAGQKPKIWSLAETATSPDNPRKSPGGGSGCSPPAAAPQSLPLAPPPPHRLVSSCPLGKFPNWPSRAFSAHHHHPHPLTLLNTPHLLGLGATPGAAAIAAFSRPADQTQSTESAGTACVILRVTLKNQSASTAAGIDL from the exons ATGTCTTTCCCCCAGCTGGGCTACCAGTATATCAGGCCGATTTACCCCTCTGAGCGCCAGGGGAGCGGCAGCGCTCGAAGCGGGACAGAGCTCACCCCGTCCGGGACGCTCTCTAATGTGTTATCCTCCATGTACGGAGCGCCTTACGCCGCGGCAGCTGCTCAAGGATATGGTGCTTTCCTGCCTTACACCGCCGAGCTCCCCATCTTCCCGCAGCTG GGTGCCCAGTACGAGCTGAAGGACAGCCCCGGCGTCCAGCACCCGGCCTTCCCTCACCACCACCCCGCTTTCTACCCCTATGGGCAGTACCAGTTCGGGGACCCGTCCCGGCCCAAGAACGCCACCCGGGAGAGCACCAGCACCCTCAAGGCCTGGCTGAACGAGCACCGCAAGAACCCCTACCCCACCAAGGGCGAGAAGATCATGCTGGCCATCATCACCAAAATGACCCTCACCCAGGTCTCCACCTGGTTCGCCAACGCCCGGAGGAGGCTCAAAAAGGAGAATAAAATGACCTGGGCGCCCCGCAGCCGGACGGACGAGGAAGGCAACTCCTACGGGAGCGACCACGAGGGGGAAGAGGACAAGCGGGAGGACGAGGAGGAGATCGACCTGGAGAACATCGACACGGAGCACATGGAGAGCCACAAGGACGAGCTGGAGGAGGACCCGGACCTGCTGCACTCCGACTCCAAGACGGACTCCGAAGGCTCCGAGGGCTTCGAGGACTTGCCCGGCTCCGAGGAGCGCTTCCTCAAGGCCATGGAGGGGGAGCGCCCCCACCCGCCGGCCGGGGGGCTGCCGGAGCCCCTCAAGCTGCCCCGCCAGCCGCACCGCCTCTCCCCGCCCGCCCCGGCCTCGCCCCCGACGGAGGGCAGCTTAGCCAGCGCGGGGCAGAAGCCCAAGATCTGGTCCCTGGCTGAGACGGCCACCAGCCCGGACAACCCCCGCAAGTCCCCCGGGGGCggcagcggctgctcccccccagcggcggccccccagagcctgccgcTGGCTCCCCCTCCGCCCCACAGACTCGTCTCCTCCTGTCCGCTGGGCAAGTTTCCCAACTGGCCCAGCCGGGCTTTCTcggcccaccaccaccacccgcacCCGCTCACCTTACTGAACACTCCCCATCTGCTGGGACTTGGGGCCACCCCCGGCGCTGCAGCCATCGCTGCCTTCTCCAGACCCGCCGACCAGACTCAGAGCACGGAGTCCGCTGGAACAG
- the IRX3 gene encoding iroquois-class homeodomain protein IRX-3 isoform X3, producing MSFPQLGYQYIRPIYPSERQGSGSARSGTELTPSGTLSNVLSSMYGAPYAAAAAQGYGAFLPYTAELPIFPQLGAQYELKDSPGVQHPAFPHHHPAFYPYGQYQFGDPSRPKNATRESTSTLKAWLNEHRKNPYPTKGEKIMLAIITKMTLTQVSTWFANARRRLKKENKMTWAPRSRTDEEGNSYGSDHEGEEDKREDEEEIDLENIDTEHMESHKDELEEDPDLLHSDSKTDSEGSEGFEDLPGSEERFLKAMEGERPHPPAGGLPEPLKLPRQPHRLSPPAPASPPTEGSLASAGQKPKIWSLAETATSPDNPRKSPGGGSGCSPPAAAPQSLPLAPPPPHRLVSSCPLGKFPNWPSRAFSAHHHHPHPLTLLNTPHLLGLGATPGAAAIAAFSRPADQTQSTESAGTGPRTNLMQLWFYRRCHPHS from the exons ATGTCTTTCCCCCAGCTGGGCTACCAGTATATCAGGCCGATTTACCCCTCTGAGCGCCAGGGGAGCGGCAGCGCTCGAAGCGGGACAGAGCTCACCCCGTCCGGGACGCTCTCTAATGTGTTATCCTCCATGTACGGAGCGCCTTACGCCGCGGCAGCTGCTCAAGGATATGGTGCTTTCCTGCCTTACACCGCCGAGCTCCCCATCTTCCCGCAGCTG GGTGCCCAGTACGAGCTGAAGGACAGCCCCGGCGTCCAGCACCCGGCCTTCCCTCACCACCACCCCGCTTTCTACCCCTATGGGCAGTACCAGTTCGGGGACCCGTCCCGGCCCAAGAACGCCACCCGGGAGAGCACCAGCACCCTCAAGGCCTGGCTGAACGAGCACCGCAAGAACCCCTACCCCACCAAGGGCGAGAAGATCATGCTGGCCATCATCACCAAAATGACCCTCACCCAGGTCTCCACCTGGTTCGCCAACGCCCGGAGGAGGCTCAAAAAGGAGAATAAAATGACCTGGGCGCCCCGCAGCCGGACGGACGAGGAAGGCAACTCCTACGGGAGCGACCACGAGGGGGAAGAGGACAAGCGGGAGGACGAGGAGGAGATCGACCTGGAGAACATCGACACGGAGCACATGGAGAGCCACAAGGACGAGCTGGAGGAGGACCCGGACCTGCTGCACTCCGACTCCAAGACGGACTCCGAAGGCTCCGAGGGCTTCGAGGACTTGCCCGGCTCCGAGGAGCGCTTCCTCAAGGCCATGGAGGGGGAGCGCCCCCACCCGCCGGCCGGGGGGCTGCCGGAGCCCCTCAAGCTGCCCCGCCAGCCGCACCGCCTCTCCCCGCCCGCCCCGGCCTCGCCCCCGACGGAGGGCAGCTTAGCCAGCGCGGGGCAGAAGCCCAAGATCTGGTCCCTGGCTGAGACGGCCACCAGCCCGGACAACCCCCGCAAGTCCCCCGGGGGCggcagcggctgctcccccccagcggcggccccccagagcctgccgcTGGCTCCCCCTCCGCCCCACAGACTCGTCTCCTCCTGTCCGCTGGGCAAGTTTCCCAACTGGCCCAGCCGGGCTTTCTcggcccaccaccaccacccgcacCCGCTCACCTTACTGAACACTCCCCATCTGCTGGGACTTGGGGCCACCCCCGGCGCTGCAGCCATCGCTGCCTTCTCCAGACCCGCCGACCAGACTCAGAGCACGGAGTCCGCTGGAACAG gcccCAGAACCAACTTGATGCAGCTATGGTTCTATCGGCGTTGTCATCCTCAtagttaa